Part of the Aurantiacibacter aquimixticola genome, CCGCCGCCGAATTGGTCGGGATTGGTTCGCGATCCGACAATGGATGCATCGGCGGTGACGTTCGGTAGACGCTCCGCCCCGGCACGGCGTGCTCCGGCGCGGGCCGCTTCGATCCGCGCGACGGCCTGCGCCAGCGTCGGTGCATCGGATAGGGCCAGCGCGGCGAGATCCTCATATGCAGGGTCGCCTGTCGGCAGCAGCGCGGCGAGCGCGGTACCCGTTGCGGCATCCGGCGCATAAGCGAAGCTTTCCGGCAGCACCGGCGTCGGCGTTGCGATTTCGGGCGGGGGCCCGGCGACACAGGCGCCAAGCGCCAGCGCGGGCAACAGGGACGCGGCGCGCCGCATCATTCGTCCGCCCCGTTCGTGGCGGGAATGAAGGCGTCGACCTGCTGGCCGACCCGGAACAGCCCATCGGCCTCGGGGAGCTCATAAATGATCTGAAGCACGCGGACGTCGACCCGCTCGCTGGCGCTGTTAGTAAGAGACGTCTTGGGCACGACCTGCGGTTCGGCCCGCACGAATGTTGCGCGCACCTGCCGCTCTGCCGCGCCGCGTGGGGAGACTAGCGCTGGCTCGCCAAGGTCGACGCGGGGGGCTTGCTCCTCATCGACATCGATGCGGATATAGAGCGGCCGCGTCTGCCCCATCTCGATGAAGCTTTCGGCATTGCCACCGCCACCGCCCGTGGAAAGAAATTCGCCCGGGCGGATATTCACTGCGAGAATTTCACCCGTGATCGGTGCCCGCACCGTTGCGCGTCCGAGCTCGGTCTGAGCGGTTCCGACCTGTGCCTGAGCGCTTTCGAGACGGGCCCGGGCAGCCGACAGACGGGACTCGGCCAACTGGCGGCGTTCGCGCGCGGCGCTGGCATCGCCTTCTGCGCGGATGACCTCGGCACGGCTTACGGCGGCCGGATCATCGACGTCGCGATAGAGCGCGAGCTGGCGCGAGGCGGTGTTCTCGGCAGCCCGCGCTTCGGCGATGGACGCCTGGGCTTCGGCCAAGGCAGCGCGCGCTTCCTGTACCGCCGCACCGGTTTCGCGAATGCGGCTGCGGATGGCGCGCTGGTCGACGGTGAAGAGCGGCTGACCTCGCTCGACATAATCGCCCGGCTGCACGAACACTTCTGTCACCAGCCCCGCCAGCGCAGTGCCGACCTCGATCGTCTCGCTGGACGGTTCGACCACGCCCGCACCGGCCACACGCGGTTCATCGGCAAGATCGCCGGTTGCCCGCGGTGGATCGCGCTCCGGCTCTTCCAGGTCGCGCTCCGGCATGCCGAAGAAGATGAAAAGCGCAGCGGCGACGAGGCCGACAATCGCCAGGATCGGCAGCCCCTTGCGAGCGAAGCTGAAATTTTCTGGGAGCAAAGACATTAGTGGTCCTCCGGCATCTGCTTGCCGTCATGGGTGATCTTGCCGTCTTCGAGCACGAGGATACGGTCGGCGAGATCGAAAACGCGGTTGTCATGGGTGACGATGATGCAGGCGCGGTCTTCCGCCACGGCGACTTCGCGCAGCAGGTCCATCACCCTGCGGCCGGAATTGGCATCCAGCGCGGCGGTCGGCTCGTCGCAGACCACTAGGCGCGGTTCGTGGACGAGCGCGCGCGAAATAGCGACGCGCTGCTGCTGGCCGCCCGAAAGCTGGCTCGGAAGCTTGTCGACCTGATCGCCGATATTGAGCTTCTCCATCATCGCGACCGCGCGTTCTCGCGCTTCGCCGCGATCCATCCCGCGCGCGATCAGCGGAACGGCCGCGTTGCTGGCCGCATCGATGGAGGGGATGAGATTGTACTGCTGGAAGATGAAACCGATATTCTGGAGCCGGAATTCGACCAGTTCCGTGTCGGACAAGTCGTATATGTCGGTTCCAAACACTTCGACTTCGCCTTCGGTCGGCCAGAGAATGCCGCACATAATCGAAATCAGCGTTGTCTTGCCCGAACCGCTCTCGCCCACGAGATAGGTCAGCTCGCCCGCACGAATATCCAGATCGATGCCGTGCAGCACGGTGATGGTCTGCTGGCCCGCCTGGAAATCGCGCGTAACCCCGCGCGTGGTGATGGCGGCCCCGTTGCCGTTCATGCCGTTCATCGGAACACCGCCGCAGGCTCGGTCTTCAGGACGTTGCGCAGCGCCAGCCAGCCCGTCAGCGCGAGGATCAGCGTCACCGCGATCAGGCTGATCAGCGGAACCTGCCACGGGATGTAGAAGCCCTTGAACGTCGGATCGCTTGAAAAGCCCCAGATGAAGAATACCGTGCCGAGCACGCCGAGGCCGTAGCCGATCAAGCCGACCAGTCCGGCTTGCGAGGCGACCATGCCGCGGATCTTGGAATTGGTGACGCCGATCGCTTTGAGCGCACCGAACTGCTTGATATTGTCACGGATGAAGAGGCTGAAAGTCAGCCCTACGATAGCGATGCCGACAATGAAGCCGAGCGCCACGGTGATCCCGAAATTGAGCGGAATGCCCGTATTCTGGATGATGAAATCGACCCCGTCACGAGCGAACTGATCCCGCGTGCGAGCGCGCAGTCCCGTCTGATCCTCGATGCGCTGCGTCAGCTCCTCCGCCGTAACGCCATCCGATGCGCCGACCAGCACGAAGCTCATCCTGTTGCGGGTGCCCGGCACATAATTCAGCGCGCGCGAATATTTGGTGTAGAGGGTCACCTGGCTGGTGAAGCTGGGGATGGCGTCCGAAATACCACGGATGACCGCGCGCTGATCGTTCAGCTCAAGCCGTTCGCCGATCGGGTCCGCCCCGTTTTCGAACATTCGAAGCGCACCGACATCGTCGATGATAACGCTGTCCGGCATGGAAAGGACGCTGGTGTCGCCCTCCAGCATCCGGCTGGGCAGGCCGATCAGCGTCGCATCGTCAACGCCGATCACACTGACGCCTTCGAGGTCGCCATCCTGCGTACGCACGCTCGCCCCGGCGCGCAGATGCGGCACCGCCCACTCGACGCCGGGCACGGAGCGCACCGCGTCCAGCGCGGTTGAGGGCATGGGGAAGTTCACATCGGTCGTACGGCTGACCTCGTCCATCACCCAGACTTCGGCGCTCGGTACGTTGTAGACCGCGCTTGCCCCGCGTTCGATCAGATTGACGAAGATCGTCAGCTGCTGGGTGATGAGCAGGGTTGAAAACGCGATACCGAACACCAGCCCGTAAAACTTCTGTTTGTCGCCGGTTAGCATCCGGATCGCGATCCATTGCATTGGTGGGGGAACCTTCTGCTGCCGGGAGGACTTGCACTTTCGAGTCGCAAGCGCCATTCTTGAACGGTATCGTTTAATTGAACGGAGCCGTTCACTTTGTCAACCCCATCCGCCTCGCGCCCCGGTCGCCCCGCCGATACGGCGAAGCGTGCGGCAATCGTCGCGGCAGCGGTGCGCAGCTTTTTCGAGCATGGCTATGCCGCCTCCTCGATCGAGCAGATCGCGTCGGCAGCGGGTGTGTCCAAGGTGACGATCTACAACCATTTCGGTGGCAAGCCGGAGCTCTTTGCAGCTGCGGTCGAAGCTGAATGCGAGCGGATGCGCGGGCATTTCAGCATCGAGAATCTCGAAGGTGCGAACCTTCGCGACAGGCTGACCGCCATCGGGGAGGCCATGTCCGCTTTTCTCTCTCGCCCGGAAATGGTGCAATTCGAACGCCGTATCGCCGCCGAGACTGAGCGCGATCCTGCTATTGGCGAGGCGTTTCTCGCCGCCGGGCCGCATCGCATGAAGCGCGGCTTTACCGAATTGCTGAAAGCCATGAACGATGCGGGCGAAATCGCGGTCGACGATCCCGAACTCGCGGCCGAGCAATTTGCCGCGATGTGCAAGGGCATGGGCGATCTGGACCGCCGCTTCGGCATGCCGAGGGACGAGAAGCGCGATGCCGAGCGGATCGCGGGGGCGGTTAAAGTGTTCTGCCGCGCCTATGGCAATGCGTGAGCTTGCCATCGCGCGGCGCTTCCAACATGGTCGCAGGCGATGAGTGACATTCCCGATTTCGACACCGCGAAGTTCGCCGAATGGCTGGCCACGGAAGCCCCCGAGCATCGCGACATCGCGCGCGTGGAGAAGTTCAAGGGCGGCCAGTCAAACCCTACCTATCGCGTCACCACGGGGAAGGGCGACATCGTGCTGCGCCGCAAGCCCTTCGGCCCGACCTTGCCATCGGCCCATGCTGTCGACCGCGAATATCGGGTCATCTCGGCGCTGGAGCAAACGCCGGTTCCGGTGCCGAAAACGCTGGCGCTTTGTGAGGACGATGCCGTCATCGGCGCGCCGTTCTACGTCATGGAGATGGTAGAAGGCCGCACATTCTGGAACGGTGGCCTGCCCGAATGCACCCGCGAAGAGCGCAGGGGTATTTATCGCAGCATGATCGATGCGCTCGCGGATCTGCATTCGGTCGATCCGGACAGCGTCGGCCTTTCCGATTACGGCGCGCCGGGCAATTATTTCGAGCGGCAGGTGAGGCGCTGGACCAAGCAGTACCGTGCGGCGCAGACCGGCGAGCTCGCGGAGGTCGAGCGGCTGATTGAATGGTTGCCCGAAACGCTGCCGCCGCAACAGGGCGTCTCCGTCATTCATGGTGACTACCGCATCGACAATTTGATTTTTGCGAAGGACGACACCGACGCCCTCGCCATTATCGATTGGGAGCTGTCGACGCTCGGCGATCCGCTCGCCGACTTTGCCTATCTCGCGATGAACTGGGCGATGCCGAAAGAATATGGCGGTGCGCAATTGGGCGGTTACGACTTGGCCGAGCTCGGCATTCCGACGCTCGAGGAGATTTCGGCCCGCTATTGCGAGCGTATGGGGCGCAGCGACCTGCCCGATCTCAACTGGTATTTCGCTTACAATCTGTTCAGGTTGGTCGGCATTCTCCAGGGCATTCGCAAGCGCATCGCGGACGGCAACGCTTCCGGTGCGGATGCGGAGCAGAAGGCCGCTCTTGTCGAGCCGCTTGCGCAGGCCGCCTGGGGCTTCGCCAAGCGGGCAGGCGCATAGGAGGCTTAGGATGTCCGACCTGTTCGATCTCACCGACAGAGTGGCCGTGATCACCGGCTCGTCTCGCGGGATCGGCCGCGCGATTGCGGAGGAAATGGCAGCACGCGGCGCGCGCGTCGTAATCTCCAGTCGCAAGCAGAAGAGCTGCGAGGAAGTCGCCGAAGCCATCAATGCCGAGCATGGCGAAGGCAGCGCCATCGCAGTCGCCGCGAGCATTTCAGACAAGGCGGCCCTGGAGGATCTCGTCAACCGGACGTGTGACCAGCTCGGACCTATCGACATTCTCGTCTGCAATGCGGGCAGCAACCCCTATTACGGCTCGATGGACGGCATCGATGACGAAGCCTTCCGCAAGATCCTCGATAACAATGTCCTCTCCAATCACTGGCTGATTCAGATGACGCTGCCAGACATGCGGGCGAGGAAAGATGGCGCGATCATCATCGTTTCGTCCATCGGGGGGCTTCGCGGTTCGACCACGATCGGGGCCTACAACATTTCCAAGGCGGCGGATTTCCAGCTCGTGCGGAATTACGCGCTGGAGGCGGGGCCGGACAATATCCGCGTCAACGCCATCGCGCCGGGCGTGGTGAAGACGGATTTCGCCAAGGCTCTCTGGGAAAATCCCAAGCTGCACGAAGCGACCGCTGCCGCGACGCCTCTGAAGCGGTTGGGCGAACCGCGCGACATTGCGGGTGCTGCCGTCTATCTCGCCAGCCCGGCCGGCGCATGGATGACGGGGCAGATGATGGTGGTCGATGGCGGCATGACGACCGGCATAGGCGGCGTTTTCTAGCCTTCGAGATATTTCCCGAATTCGTGGCGCGCGATGGTGCGGGCATGGACCTCGTCCGGACCGTCGGCCAGCCGCAGCGTTCTGAGGCTTGCCCACGCCCCGGCAAGAAACGTGTCCTGGCTCACGCCCGCGCCGCCATGCGCCTGGATGGCATCGTCGATGATCGTGAGCGCCATGCTCGGTGCCTGCACCTTGATCATCGCGATCTCGGTCTTTGCGGCCTTGTTGCCTGCACGGTCCATCACGTCGGCGGCCTTCAGGCAGAGCAGGCGACACATCTCAATCTCGATCCTGGCGTGCGCGACGCGCTCTTCCCAGACGGAATGCTTGTAGATCGGCTTGCCGAAGGCGCTGCGGCTGGTGAGGCGGCGGCACATCGCTTCGAGCGCTTCCTCCGCCACCCCGATCGTGCGCATGCAGTGATGGATCCGTCCCGGACCGAGCCGTCCCTGCGCGATCTCGAACCCGCGCCCTTCGCCGAGCAGGATGTTCGATGCTGGCAGGCGCACCTTTTCGAGCGTGAACTCGGCATGGCCATGCGGCGCATGATCGTAACCGTAAACAGTGAGCATCCGCTCTTTCGTAACGCCCTCGGCATCGAGCGGGACGAGGATCATCGATTGGCTACCGTGGCGCGAGCCTTCGGGATCGGACTTTCCCATCACGATGGCGAGCTTGCAGCGCGGATCGCCCGCGCCGGTGCTCCACCACTTGCGCCCATCGACCACATATTCATTGCCGTCGCGCAGAATAGAGCATGAAATGTTTGTCGCATCGGAGGAGGCGATATCGGGCTCCGTCATAAGGAAGGCGGAGCGGATCTCGCCGCGCATCAGCGGGGCGAGCCATTGCTCCTTCTGCTCGCGCGAGCCGTAGCGCAGCAGCACTTCCATATTGCCGGTGTCGGGCGCGGAGCAGTTGAAGACCTCGCTCGCCCATTCGACGCGGCCCATCTCTTCCGCGCAGAGCGCATATTCGAGATTGGTGAGCTGCTCGCCTTCGAATTCGAAACCGTCATCGGACGGATCGTCCCCGTCCCAGGGCGGCATGAACAGGTTCCACAGGCCTTCGCTGCGGGCTTTATCCTTCAACTCGTCGATCAGAGGAAGCGCATCCCAGCGGTCGCCTTCGGCAACTTGCGCGTGGAAATCATCTTGCCGCGGCCGGACCTCGCGCTCCATGAACGCCTTGACCCGGTCGCGCATCGCGCGCTGCTTTTCGCTGAGTTCGAAATTCACGTTCGCGTGATGGCATCGTGGCCGGGCAAAGGCAATCGGCGCGCTATTCGCCGCCCGCGGATAGAAGGCGGAAGCCCCAGGCGGGCAAGGTGACTTTGTCGCCCGTTGCCAGCGTCACCGGCGCATCGCTGCGAAATTCGCTATAGCTTCCGGCTGCAAGGCCATCGCTGAGCGTCGCTGTTACCGGTTCGGCGGAGAAGTTGAACAGGCCGACCACCTTGTTGCCTTCCTCCTGCCGCACCCAGGCAAACATCTGCTGCGGCTGGTCGGTCACCACCTGCTGCATCACCGCGCCCCACTGGCCGTTTTCCAGCGCGGGATTGGCTTTTCGGAAATCGATCAGGTCCACGAGCAGTTCGCCATAGCGGCAGTCTGGGTTCTGGTCCCAGTCGATTGGATCGCGCTCGAAAAATTCGAGGCGCTTTGCATTGCACGCTTCCATCCCGTTATGGATCAGCGGCAGGCCTTCGCCGGTGAAGCTGAGGGCCGTCATCGCATCGAGCGCGGGCCCGTAGTTCTCGTATATCGTGCCTTCCCACGCATTGCTGTCGTGGTTCTCGATATAGGTCATGCGCATGGCTTCGCGCGGCCACAGGCTCTCATTCTCGGCGTAATAGCCATACCAGCTGGTGGCATTGCCATTGCCCTGCGCGATGTTCTTGGAGGTGTTGTGCCAGTCCCAGGCATAGGTTGCGTCGAAGGCGGCGCGGTGGAAGGCGGTTTCCTGCACTTCGCCGAGCATGAAAACGGGGCGGATCGCGTCGAGTCTGGCGCGCATCGTCTCCCAGAAATCGACCGGGACATAGCCGGCAACGTCGGCGCGATATCCGTCCACGCCAAATTCGCGAACCCAGTATTCCATCGCCTCGCCCACATGCTGGCGCACGCCCGGCTTCGTCCAGTCGAGATCGATGATGTCGGACCAGTCCCACCACGGCGTGGGGCGGAAATTGCCATCCCACGTTTTCTCGTACCAATCGGGATGCTCGCTCGCGAGGGCATTGTCCCAGGCAGTGTGGTTGGCGACGAGATCGAGGATGACCTTGAAGCCCTGCGCGTGCGCCGCTTCCATGAAGCTGCGGAAGTCGGCCTCTGTGCCGAATTCCGGGTTCACCGCATAATAGTCCTGCACCGAATACGGACTGCCGAGCGTGCCTTTGCGATTGACCTCGCCGATCGGGTGGATCGGCATCAGCCACAAGATGTCGACGCCCAATTCGCGCAGGCGCGGGAGCTCTTCTTCAGCGGCAGCGAAAGTACCCTCCGGCGTGAAATGGCGCGTGTTGATCTGGTAGAGCACGGCATCGCGGCTCCAGTCCGGATGCTCGATCTGGACGTAAGGCTGCGGCTGCCATGGATCGCTCTGCGCGGCAGCGGGCGCGGCGAGCAGGGCGGCGGCGAGGGCGGTCAGGGCAAGGTTACGCATTGGCAGTCTCCGTGGCTTCGCCGGGCACCGTCACGCGCAGCATGGCGAAAGCGGCAAGGGTCCAGGCGGCGGCAGCGAACAGCATCGTCCAGATCGGTTCGCCGGGGAAAAAGGCATTCATCACACTGCCCATCACCGTGGCGACGAGCAGCTGCGGAACGACGATAAAGACGTTGAACAGCCCCATGAAAATGCCGAGCTTTTTCTGCGGCAGACTGCTGGCGAGAATGGCGTATGGCATGGCGAGGATGGAGGCCCACGCGATGCCTTTCAGTATCTCGCAAACGATCAGTAGGTTCGGATCGCGCAGCAAGAAATAGCCGAGAAAGCCCGCCGCACCGAGCAGCAGGCAGGTCATGTGCGTGCGCGCCTTGCCGATCTTCTTCGACATCAGGGGAAGCAGCAACAATGCGGCAACGGCAGCGACACCGTTCTGCACCGTGTAGATCAGGTTCCACCAATTCGCGCCTTCATTGTAGGCGGACGTGGTAGGGTCGGCGCTGCCGTAGAAATATTGCGAGACGATCGGGCCGGAATAGATCCACATAATGAAGAGCGCGGACCAGCTGAAGAACTGCACCAGCGCCAGCCGCTTCATCGTGTCCGGCATGCCGGAGAAGTCGCCCACGATGCTGGAGAGCATGTTCGCTTTCCTGCCCTGCTTCGCCATGGAAATCCCCAGCGCGGAGAGGACACCGTAAGTTGCCAGCAATCCGCCAAGCAGATAGATTTCCTTTTCCAGGCCCAGCGGCTCGACGCTCAGCGCCACCAGCAAGCCTGCGGCAAGCCAGGCGATCGGGCCGGCGTATGATTTGGCCGCCAGCGCATCGACACCTGCCGATTGCTCGACCTCGCGCTCGGCTTCGAACGCAGCCATCTGCTCGGGCGAATATTCCTTCGTGGTCAACACTGTCCAGCCGATGGCGCAGAACAACGCCACCGCGCCTGCCCAGAAGCTCCAGCGCACGGTCGCGGGGATTTCCCCTGCGGCGGCGACATTGCTGACGCCGAACTGTTCGAGCAGCCACGGGAAGATCGCCGCCACGACCGCGCCCGCGCCGATAAAGGCGGTCTGCACCGCATAACCCGTCGAGTGTTGCGATTTGTCGAGCATGTCGCCCACGAATGCGCGAAACGGCTCCATCGCGATGTTGAGACTGGCATCGAGCACCCACAGCAGCGCGGCGGCAAAAAGCAGCGGCGCGGCGAAGGTCGGGGCGAGCGGCATCAGGATGAGCGAAATCGCGGCGAGCAGCGCTCCGGTCATGAAATAGGGGCGTCGGCGACCGAAGCGATTCCAGGTGTTGTCGGAAAGGTGGCCGATGATCGGCTGAACGATCAGGCCGGTCAGCGGTGCTGCGACCCAAAGAATCGCAAGATCGCCCATCTCCGCGCCCAGCGTCTGGAAAATGCGGCTCATATTGCCGTTCTGGAGCACGAAGCCGATCTGGATGCCGAAAAAGCCGAAGCTGATATTGGCAAGACCGCCCGCGCCCATATGCGGCTTGCGCGCCGGAGTGCCGACAGGTGTATTTGCGGGCGCTACGCCCTGAACCGATGCCATAGAAAGTCCTCTGCCCAACAATCCCGACGCGCGGAGGATCTTCGCCTTCTCACGCTCAAGATCGAAGGCTGGCACGATTGGTGCAGCCTCACAAGTTGCATACGAATACGTGAGGGTCGCTTCGTCGCTGTCAGAGGCCTGTGCTGGCCCGCTTGATCAGCCGGGTGGGCAGGCGATTGTCCGGCGCGTCGCGCCCCTCGACCTTGGCCAGCAGCGTTTCCACCAACCGGTCTCCGGCACCTTTGATGTCCTGCATGATCGTGGTGAGCGGCGGATTGGTGAAGCTGGCGGCGGGGATATCGTCGAAGCCGATCACGGCGACGTCTCCCGGTATGCTCAGGCCAGCCTCCGCCAGCGCACGCATCGCGCCGATGGCGATTAGATCGCTGGCTGCGAAAAGCGCGTCGAATTCGGCGTCGCTGGCGATCAGGTCCGCCATTGCGGCGTGGCCCGCCTCCTCGGTCGTAATGGCATCGCGCTGGAGCGTGGTGTCGATCGAAAGGCCCGCTTCGCCAAGCGCCTTTCGCAAACCACGATAGCGCTGGTGAAATTCGGGGTAATGCCCGTCGGCATGGCCGAGGAAAGCGATCTTGCGCCGACCCTGCGCGATCAGATGTTCGCCCGCCAGGCAGCCCGCCCCGTAATTGTCCGATCCGATGGTGGAGCCGGAATGGTCGCTCGTGACCGATCCCCAGCGCGCGAAATGCGTGCCTTGCCGCTGCAATTCCTTCAGCCGCGCTTCGTAGAGCGTGTAATCACCATAGCCGAGAAGGATGAGTCCGTC contains:
- a CDS encoding alpha-amylase family glycosyl hydrolase, which encodes MRNLALTALAAALLAAPAAAQSDPWQPQPYVQIEHPDWSRDAVLYQINTRHFTPEGTFAAAEEELPRLRELGVDILWLMPIHPIGEVNRKGTLGSPYSVQDYYAVNPEFGTEADFRSFMEAAHAQGFKVILDLVANHTAWDNALASEHPDWYEKTWDGNFRPTPWWDWSDIIDLDWTKPGVRQHVGEAMEYWVREFGVDGYRADVAGYVPVDFWETMRARLDAIRPVFMLGEVQETAFHRAAFDATYAWDWHNTSKNIAQGNGNATSWYGYYAENESLWPREAMRMTYIENHDSNAWEGTIYENYGPALDAMTALSFTGEGLPLIHNGMEACNAKRLEFFERDPIDWDQNPDCRYGELLVDLIDFRKANPALENGQWGAVMQQVVTDQPQQMFAWVRQEEGNKVVGLFNFSAEPVTATLSDGLAAGSYSEFRSDAPVTLATGDKVTLPAWGFRLLSAGGE
- a CDS encoding acyl-CoA dehydrogenase family protein produces the protein MNFELSEKQRAMRDRVKAFMEREVRPRQDDFHAQVAEGDRWDALPLIDELKDKARSEGLWNLFMPPWDGDDPSDDGFEFEGEQLTNLEYALCAEEMGRVEWASEVFNCSAPDTGNMEVLLRYGSREQKEQWLAPLMRGEIRSAFLMTEPDIASSDATNISCSILRDGNEYVVDGRKWWSTGAGDPRCKLAIVMGKSDPEGSRHGSQSMILVPLDAEGVTKERMLTVYGYDHAPHGHAEFTLEKVRLPASNILLGEGRGFEIAQGRLGPGRIHHCMRTIGVAEEALEAMCRRLTSRSAFGKPIYKHSVWEERVAHARIEIEMCRLLCLKAADVMDRAGNKAAKTEIAMIKVQAPSMALTIIDDAIQAHGGAGVSQDTFLAGAWASLRTLRLADGPDEVHARTIARHEFGKYLEG
- a CDS encoding ABC transporter permease, with the translated sequence MQWIAIRMLTGDKQKFYGLVFGIAFSTLLITQQLTIFVNLIERGASAVYNVPSAEVWVMDEVSRTTDVNFPMPSTALDAVRSVPGVEWAVPHLRAGASVRTQDGDLEGVSVIGVDDATLIGLPSRMLEGDTSVLSMPDSVIIDDVGALRMFENGADPIGERLELNDQRAVIRGISDAIPSFTSQVTLYTKYSRALNYVPGTRNRMSFVLVGASDGVTAEELTQRIEDQTGLRARTRDQFARDGVDFIIQNTGIPLNFGITVALGFIVGIAIVGLTFSLFIRDNIKQFGALKAIGVTNSKIRGMVASQAGLVGLIGYGLGVLGTVFFIWGFSSDPTFKGFYIPWQVPLISLIAVTLILALTGWLALRNVLKTEPAAVFR
- a CDS encoding phosphotransferase family protein produces the protein MPDFDTAKFAEWLATEAPEHRDIARVEKFKGGQSNPTYRVTTGKGDIVLRRKPFGPTLPSAHAVDREYRVISALEQTPVPVPKTLALCEDDAVIGAPFYVMEMVEGRTFWNGGLPECTREERRGIYRSMIDALADLHSVDPDSVGLSDYGAPGNYFERQVRRWTKQYRAAQTGELAEVERLIEWLPETLPPQQGVSVIHGDYRIDNLIFAKDDTDALAIIDWELSTLGDPLADFAYLAMNWAMPKEYGGAQLGGYDLAELGIPTLEEISARYCERMGRSDLPDLNWYFAYNLFRLVGILQGIRKRIADGNASGADAEQKAALVEPLAQAAWGFAKRAGA
- a CDS encoding SDR family oxidoreductase; translation: MSDLFDLTDRVAVITGSSRGIGRAIAEEMAARGARVVISSRKQKSCEEVAEAINAEHGEGSAIAVAASISDKAALEDLVNRTCDQLGPIDILVCNAGSNPYYGSMDGIDDEAFRKILDNNVLSNHWLIQMTLPDMRARKDGAIIIVSSIGGLRGSTTIGAYNISKAADFQLVRNYALEAGPDNIRVNAIAPGVVKTDFAKALWENPKLHEATAAATPLKRLGEPRDIAGAAVYLASPAGAWMTGQMMVVDGGMTTGIGGVF
- a CDS encoding TetR/AcrR family transcriptional regulator, whose protein sequence is MSTPSASRPGRPADTAKRAAIVAAAVRSFFEHGYAASSIEQIASAAGVSKVTIYNHFGGKPELFAAAVEAECERMRGHFSIENLEGANLRDRLTAIGEAMSAFLSRPEMVQFERRIAAETERDPAIGEAFLAAGPHRMKRGFTELLKAMNDAGEIAVDDPELAAEQFAAMCKGMGDLDRRFGMPRDEKRDAERIAGAVKVFCRAYGNA
- a CDS encoding efflux RND transporter periplasmic adaptor subunit, yielding MSLLPENFSFARKGLPILAIVGLVAAALFIFFGMPERDLEEPERDPPRATGDLADEPRVAGAGVVEPSSETIEVGTALAGLVTEVFVQPGDYVERGQPLFTVDQRAIRSRIRETGAAVQEARAALAEAQASIAEARAAENTASRQLALYRDVDDPAAVSRAEVIRAEGDASAARERRQLAESRLSAARARLESAQAQVGTAQTELGRATVRAPITGEILAVNIRPGEFLSTGGGGGNAESFIEMGQTRPLYIRIDVDEEQAPRVDLGEPALVSPRGAAERQVRATFVRAEPQVVPKTSLTNSASERVDVRVLQIIYELPEADGLFRVGQQVDAFIPATNGADE
- a CDS encoding LacI family DNA-binding transcriptional regulator produces the protein MGRAPSGRPTSFDIAYKAGVSQPTVSRALRGDKSVSEKTRERIKQIARDLNYTVDKNASSLRSQRSNTIALLFFEDPTPDESMINPFFLSMLGSITRACAARGLDLLISFQRMEDDWHTQYQDSHRADGLILLGYGDYTLYEARLKELQRQGTHFARWGSVTSDHSGSTIGSDNYGAGCLAGEHLIAQGRRKIAFLGHADGHYPEFHQRYRGLRKALGEAGLSIDTTLQRDAITTEEAGHAAMADLIASDAEFDALFAASDLIAIGAMRALAEAGLSIPGDVAVIGFDDIPAASFTNPPLTTIMQDIKGAGDRLVETLLAKVEGRDAPDNRLPTRLIKRASTGL
- a CDS encoding ABC transporter ATP-binding protein, which gives rise to MNGMNGNGAAITTRGVTRDFQAGQQTITVLHGIDLDIRAGELTYLVGESGSGKTTLISIMCGILWPTEGEVEVFGTDIYDLSDTELVEFRLQNIGFIFQQYNLIPSIDAASNAAVPLIARGMDRGEARERAVAMMEKLNIGDQVDKLPSQLSGGQQQRVAISRALVHEPRLVVCDEPTAALDANSGRRVMDLLREVAVAEDRACIIVTHDNRVFDLADRILVLEDGKITHDGKQMPEDH
- a CDS encoding MFS transporter yields the protein MASVQGVAPANTPVGTPARKPHMGAGGLANISFGFFGIQIGFVLQNGNMSRIFQTLGAEMGDLAILWVAAPLTGLIVQPIIGHLSDNTWNRFGRRRPYFMTGALLAAISLILMPLAPTFAAPLLFAAALLWVLDASLNIAMEPFRAFVGDMLDKSQHSTGYAVQTAFIGAGAVVAAIFPWLLEQFGVSNVAAAGEIPATVRWSFWAGAVALFCAIGWTVLTTKEYSPEQMAAFEAEREVEQSAGVDALAAKSYAGPIAWLAAGLLVALSVEPLGLEKEIYLLGGLLATYGVLSALGISMAKQGRKANMLSSIVGDFSGMPDTMKRLALVQFFSWSALFIMWIYSGPIVSQYFYGSADPTTSAYNEGANWWNLIYTVQNGVAAVAALLLLPLMSKKIGKARTHMTCLLLGAAGFLGYFLLRDPNLLIVCEILKGIAWASILAMPYAILASSLPQKKLGIFMGLFNVFIVVPQLLVATVMGSVMNAFFPGEPIWTMLFAAAAWTLAAFAMLRVTVPGEATETANA